The following DNA comes from Candidatus Flexicrinis proximus.
GGCCCAAATATCAAAGGTTTTGCGCCCGATCAACAAATCAAACGGCATGTTCATCTCCCTACGCACGATTGTTCCAAGAACATTGTCGGAATAGGGAGCGACCCAGCCGCCATACGCGAAGCCACCACTGGGATCTTCGTCTGGCCGCCCATGGCCTGTAAGACACCATCAAGGGTGATGTGAGAGATGACAATAACTTTTCACATGACCGAGTTCCTTCAACATCTAGAGACCTTGAAGGTAAATATAGCACAGACGTTCCAAATACGGCAAACTAGATTACAGCTCCAAGTATCTGAGCCGCCAGTACACGCAGGCGAAAAGCCGAAAGTTACAAGGATAAGCACGAGGAGCCGTTGGCCTAGCCCCATTTGAAGCGAGTAACAGAGACTCAAGCGACGTGGCGAGCCGGGGACTCGCTGCTTGCACCGCGCAAGATCCCTCACGTGTGGGCTTATGTGGGGGATACGCGGGGGAATCTCTCTGGCGTTTTTTGTCCCTTTTGCCCACGCCTCACCCTTTTCTCAATGCGCGGTTTCTCACGCTTGATCTCGTATTGTCTTGCGTGGGGTTACGATTGGATCTCGCGGCAGATGGCCTCAACAACTGGATTGACGGTGGCCTCTACCCCGGTGGAGAGACCGGCGCCGAGATCGTATTGCTCGCCCTCGACAAGGTAAAGGACAAGGCGCGGCGGCAGCACGCCGAGCGCGCGCGCCAACTCAATCGCATGTTCTACACCGAGGCCGTGGGTCGAAGCGAGGAAATCCTGTGTCGCGAAGTCTTGCGCCGCCACTTCGAGGCGGACAAGCGTACCGGGTTGGGCACCGCTGGACATCGCGTCGATCAGCATAGAGACACTTGCGGCGGACTGTTCCCATGCGCTGAACAGCGCACTGCCTTCGCGCTGTTCTGTGAGCACGGTGACGTGAGGGATGGCGCGGTCAGCGATGCGTCGTGCGACGATGAGGCCAAACGCGTCGTCGCCGCGGTCGTTATTGCCTACACCGATGACGAGGGTCTCGGACGAAGCCCCAACGGATGTTGGAGGGTTGGCCTCATGGTGCAGTGCAGCACACATCGCCGGCAATTACGTCGTCAGGCGTGTGATGTCGGACTTGAGGAAGTGAGTCGCGCACGAGATACAGGGATCGTAATTGCGGATGGCGTGCTCGCAGCGCAGGGTGATCTCCTCGTCGGACTTATCAATCATCTGGGCGACAATGTTGTGCAGATCGCGCTCGATCATCTTCTGGTTCTGCGAGGTCGGCGGGCTGATACGCGCCTCGGCGATCAGGCCGTCAGCATCGATGCGGTAGCGGTGGTAAAGGATGCCACGCGGCGCCTCGGTACAGGCGTGACCGACACCGGCTTTCGGCTCGAATGGGACAGCCGGTCGATCGGGCGGCTCGTAGGCCTCAATGATCCTTACAGCCTCGTCACAGGCGTAAAGCGTTTCGAGCGCGCGCACGATGATACTTTGGAATGGATTACGGCACTCAGCGCCAAAACCGACCTCGCGGATGGCCTCGTGCGTGAGCGGCGAAAACTGCTTGTAGTTCAGGTTGTAGCGCGCGAGCGGCCCGACGGCGTACAGCTTGCTGCCGTCCAATACGCCGCGCAGGGCGTTGGAATGGGCGACATGTTCTTCAGTAAAACGCTGGTCGAACTCGTTGACGGGGATATCGAGGCCGCGGTTCGAGACGACGCGCCCCTCGTTAATGGCGTATTCCTCGGGGTGGTGCAGGGCAACGTATTCGCAATCCTGTTCGAAGACGGGGAATTCCAGCGTTGAGACCCAACGCACGGTCTCATAGGCGGCGTCGCGCGCCCATTTGACGCGTTCGAGCAGCAGTGCGAACTCCGCCTTGGTTGGGAGACGATAGAAGCCGCCGACGCGCACGTTGATCGGATGAATCTCGCGGCCGCCTACAACGTTCATGATGTCGTTGCCGACCTTCTTGAGCTGTAGCGCCTTGCGGACAAGATCCGGGTGATCCTTGGCGATGTTGATAACGCTGTCGACCCCGAGAAAGTCGGGTGCGTGCAGCATATAGATATGCAGCGCGTGGCTTTCGATCCATTCACCGCAGTAGAGCAGACGGCGTAGCGCGCGCAGCTGGCCGCCGACAGTGACGCCGAAGATGCTTTCGAGCGCGTGGACAGCGCTCATCTGGTAGGCAACCGGACAGATGCCGCAGATACGCGCGGTGATGTCGGGGGCTTCGCTATAGAGACGGCCTCGCAGCAGCGCTTCGAAGAAGCGCGGTGGCTCGAAGATTTTGAGCTTGACGTCTTGCACGATGCCGTTCCGGATTTTGACCGACAGACCACCTTCCCCTTCGACACGGGCAAGC
Coding sequences within:
- a CDS encoding Ni/Fe hydrogenase subunit alpha is translated as MTNLELTDTAKKKSRSLKVGMLARVEGEGGLSVKIRNGIVQDVKLKIFEPPRFFEALLRGRLYSEAPDITARICGICPVAYQMSAVHALESIFGVTVGGQLRALRRLLYCGEWIESHALHIYMLHAPDFLGVDSVINIAKDHPDLVRKALQLKKVGNDIMNVVGGREIHPINVRVGGFYRLPTKAEFALLLERVKWARDAAYETVRWVSTLEFPVFEQDCEYVALHHPEEYAINEGRVVSNRGLDIPVNEFDQRFTEEHVAHSNALRGVLDGSKLYAVGPLARYNLNYKQFSPLTHEAIREVGFGAECRNPFQSIIVRALETLYACDEAVRIIEAYEPPDRPAVPFEPKAGVGHACTEAPRGILYHRYRIDADGLIAEARISPPTSQNQKMIERDLHNIVAQMIDKSDEEITLRCEHAIRNYDPCISCATHFLKSDITRLTT
- a CDS encoding hydrogenase maturation protease, whose product is MCAALHHEANPPTSVGASSETLVIGVGNNDRGDDAFGLIVARRIADRAIPHVTVLTEQREGSALFSAWEQSAASVSMLIDAMSSGAQPGTLVRLEVAAQDFATQDFLASTHGLGVEHAIELARALGVLPPRLVLYLVEGEQYDLGAGLSTGVEATVNPVVEAICREIQS